The Nitrospirota bacterium genome has a window encoding:
- a CDS encoding glucosidase produces MASHSRTASASPPPILAEQQRLEEDAKRQRHWKRWGPYLSERAWGTVREDYSPHGTSWEAVPHDHARSRAYRWNEDGLAGICDRHQLICFAVALWNGRDPILKERMFGLTGNEGNHGEDVKECYFYLDSTPTHSYMKYLYKYPQAAFPYTRLVEENRCRGRQEPEFELIDSGVFDDNRYFDVFVEYAKASPEDLCIRIQVVNRGPEQAELTLLPTIWFRNTWSWGSDIRRPRFKQGEPVDRMSVIETQHEYYGLRRLLCEGEPSLLFTENDTNTRRLYGDQEGARYVKDSFHDYIVQGEKDAVNPDHLGTKAAAQYVLTLASGEAKTVRLRLTNEAQSPGFAKQDFDTVFATRLKEADEFYDRLAPSNLSEDARLVQRQAFAGLLWSKQFYHYDVNRWLKGDPTEEEPPRERLHGRNSDWMHLYNADVISMPDKWEYPWYAAWDLAFHCIPLALVDSTFAKQQLVLMLREWYMHPNGQIPAYEWAFGDVNPPVHAWAAWRIYKIDKKRTGVGDRRFLERVFHKLLLNFTWWVNRKDAEGKNIFQGGFLGLDNIGVFDRSAPLPTGGHIEQSDATSWMGMYCLNMLTIALELARENLAYEDVASKFFEHFVYICRAMNNIGGEKIELWDREDGFFYDVLHLPNGETTHMKVRSMVGLIPLFAVETLDSELIDSLPRFKHRMQWFIENRPDFSQHLEMQSYDGGVRRFLSLVSRDRLKSVLGYLLDEEEFLSPYGIRALSRYHKDHPYVVSVMGHEHRVDYEPAESGTGLFGGNSNWRGPIWFPVNYLLIESLQKFHYFFGDQYRVECPTGSGRHSTLWQVAAEISHRLTHIFLQNSEGKRPVFGGAKIFQDDPHWRNNVLFYEYFHGDNGAGIGASHQTGWTGLVAKLIQQSGE; encoded by the coding sequence ATGGCCTCTCATTCTCGGACCGCCTCCGCTTCTCCACCACCGATCCTGGCAGAACAGCAGCGCCTCGAAGAGGACGCCAAGCGTCAGCGCCACTGGAAACGATGGGGTCCCTATCTGAGCGAACGGGCTTGGGGAACCGTGCGCGAGGATTATAGTCCTCACGGGACGTCCTGGGAGGCCGTTCCCCACGATCATGCCAGGTCACGCGCCTATCGCTGGAACGAGGACGGGCTTGCCGGCATCTGCGATCGCCACCAACTCATCTGTTTTGCCGTGGCCCTGTGGAACGGACGCGATCCTATTTTGAAGGAACGCATGTTCGGCCTTACCGGCAACGAAGGCAATCACGGCGAGGATGTGAAGGAGTGCTACTTCTATCTGGACTCCACGCCGACGCATTCCTACATGAAATATCTCTACAAATACCCGCAGGCGGCGTTCCCCTATACGCGGCTGGTCGAGGAAAATCGCTGTCGGGGGCGGCAAGAACCGGAGTTTGAATTGATCGACAGCGGGGTGTTCGACGACAACCGCTACTTCGACGTCTTTGTGGAATATGCCAAGGCGTCGCCAGAAGATCTGTGCATCCGTATCCAGGTCGTGAATCGTGGCCCCGAGCAGGCCGAACTCACGCTGCTTCCGACCATCTGGTTTCGCAATACCTGGTCCTGGGGTTCGGACATTCGCCGCCCCCGTTTCAAGCAAGGTGAGCCGGTAGACCGGATGAGTGTGATCGAGACGCAGCATGAGTACTATGGCCTGCGCCGGCTACTGTGCGAGGGCGAGCCCAGCCTGCTTTTCACGGAAAATGACACCAACACGCGCCGGCTCTACGGCGATCAGGAGGGCGCCCGGTATGTGAAAGACAGCTTTCACGACTATATCGTGCAGGGTGAGAAGGATGCGGTGAATCCGGATCACCTCGGCACCAAGGCCGCGGCCCAGTATGTGCTCACACTCGCGTCCGGCGAGGCCAAGACCGTTCGCTTGCGATTGACCAACGAGGCACAGAGCCCGGGTTTCGCGAAGCAAGACTTCGACACCGTGTTTGCGACACGACTCAAGGAAGCGGACGAGTTCTATGACCGTCTTGCCCCGAGCAATCTGTCGGAGGACGCGCGCCTGGTGCAGCGGCAAGCCTTTGCCGGATTGCTCTGGAGTAAACAGTTTTATCACTACGATGTGAACCGATGGCTCAAAGGCGACCCGACAGAAGAGGAACCGCCGCGAGAGCGTCTTCACGGCCGCAACTCGGATTGGATGCATCTCTATAACGCCGATGTCATTTCGATGCCGGACAAGTGGGAATACCCCTGGTATGCGGCGTGGGATCTCGCGTTTCACTGTATTCCGCTCGCGCTCGTCGATTCGACCTTTGCCAAACAACAGCTCGTCCTGATGCTGCGTGAGTGGTACATGCATCCCAACGGACAGATTCCGGCTTACGAATGGGCCTTCGGCGACGTAAATCCGCCGGTCCATGCCTGGGCGGCTTGGCGTATCTATAAGATCGACAAGAAACGCACAGGGGTCGGCGATCGCCGCTTCTTGGAGCGCGTGTTCCACAAACTGCTGCTGAACTTCACCTGGTGGGTTAATCGCAAAGATGCCGAGGGAAAGAACATCTTCCAAGGCGGCTTTCTCGGCCTGGACAACATCGGGGTCTTCGACCGGAGCGCGCCATTACCCACCGGCGGCCATATCGAACAGTCGGATGCCACCAGTTGGATGGGTATGTATTGCCTCAACATGCTGACGATCGCGCTCGAGCTGGCTCGTGAGAATCTGGCCTACGAAGACGTCGCCAGCAAATTCTTCGAGCACTTCGTCTACATCTGTCGCGCAATGAATAACATCGGCGGGGAGAAGATCGAGTTGTGGGATCGCGAGGACGGGTTCTTCTACGACGTGCTGCACTTGCCGAACGGAGAAACGACGCACATGAAGGTCCGCTCCATGGTGGGGCTTATTCCCCTGTTCGCGGTCGAGACGCTCGATTCGGAGCTCATCGACAGCCTCCCTCGTTTCAAGCACCGGATGCAATGGTTCATCGAGAACCGGCCTGACTTTTCTCAGCATCTGGAAATGCAGTCCTACGACGGCGGCGTGCGGCGCTTTCTCTCGCTCGTCAGCCGCGATCGGCTGAAGTCTGTGCTGGGATATTTGCTGGATGAAGAAGAGTTTTTGTCTCCCTACGGCATCCGCGCCCTCTCGCGCTATCACAAAGATCATCCCTATGTGGTGTCGGTTATGGGCCATGAGCATCGCGTGGACTATGAGCCGGCAGAGTCCGGGACGGGCTTGTTCGGGGGTAATTCGAATTGGCGTGGACCGATTTGGTTTCCGGTCAACTACCTCCTGATCGAGTCCCTGCAAAAGTTCCACTATTTTTTCGGCGACCAGTATCGGGTGGAATGTCCGACAGGATCGGGCCGTCACTCCACTCTCTGGCAAGTGGCAGCCGAGATCTCACACCGTTTGACGCACATCTTTCTCCAAAACTCGGAAGGTAAACGTCCGGTATTCGGCGGTGCCAAGATCTTTCAAGACGATCCACATTGGCGCAACAACGTCTTGTTCTATGAATATTTTCATGGGGACAATGGAGCCGGAATTGGAGCGAGCCATCAGACGGGATGGACGGGATTGGTGGCGAAGCTGATTCAGCAATCCG
- a CDS encoding HigA family addiction module antitoxin — MIKNGMRPVHPGEILFEEFMKPTEPPINANILAKALEVPANRITAIIKGQRGITGDTAVRLATFFNTTAEFWMNLQKTYELRLAERALPGMVIKHIEQHRDALVSAG, encoded by the coding sequence ATGATCAAAAACGGCATGCGGCCGGTTCATCCAGGAGAAATCCTGTTCGAGGAATTCATGAAGCCGACAGAGCCGCCGATCAATGCCAATATTCTTGCCAAGGCCCTCGAAGTTCCGGCGAACCGGATCACGGCAATTATCAAAGGCCAGCGAGGGATTACGGGCGATACCGCGGTACGTCTAGCGACGTTTTTCAACACCACCGCTGAATTCTGGATGAACCTGCAGAAAACCTATGAGCTGCGCCTGGCGGAAAGAGCTCTGCCTGGGATGGTCATCAAGCACATCGAACAGCACAGGGATGCGCTGGTATCGGCCGGATGA